The following proteins are encoded in a genomic region of Roseofilum casamattae BLCC-M143:
- a CDS encoding RNA-guided endonuclease InsQ/TnpB family protein produces the protein MRTYQFKLYQHKRNRYLKRQINAAGVIYNHCIALHKRYYRLWGKHLNCAQLQKHIARRRKRNPFWQLVGSQAVQDICQRIDKAYQLFFKHHGKGLRPPSFKKVKKYKSFTLKQAGYKFLGGNKIKIGARVYKFCQSREIEGKIKTLTVKRTPLGELFIAVVVDGSEKTIAPESGKTAGFDFGLKDFLTCSEGFKIKSPLFLKQSIKEVREASKALSSKRKGSKNWNKARLNLARKHEAIANRRRDWHWKLAHELTNRFDVLYFETLNLKGMQQLWGRKIGDLALAEFLSILECVAAKKSKRVIYIDRWFPSSKTCSKCGHVLKELKLKDRQWSCPSCSTEHDRDLNAARNIKSVGASTDSLGDVRQSQTAIAV, from the coding sequence ATGAGAACTTATCAGTTTAAGCTATACCAACACAAGCGGAATAGATACCTGAAGCGACAGATCAATGCTGCCGGCGTCATCTACAATCATTGTATAGCACTTCACAAACGGTACTACCGCTTGTGGGGCAAACACTTAAACTGTGCCCAACTGCAAAAACATATCGCTAGACGAAGAAAGCGTAATCCTTTTTGGCAGTTAGTTGGTTCTCAGGCGGTTCAAGATATTTGTCAGCGGATAGATAAAGCTTATCAGCTATTCTTCAAGCATCACGGAAAAGGTTTGAGACCCCCGAGTTTTAAGAAAGTCAAAAAATATAAATCCTTCACCCTAAAGCAAGCTGGCTATAAATTCCTAGGTGGCAACAAGATAAAGATAGGCGCTCGAGTCTATAAGTTTTGTCAAAGCCGGGAAATAGAAGGTAAGATTAAGACTCTAACGGTAAAGCGAACGCCATTAGGCGAACTGTTTATAGCTGTTGTCGTTGATGGCTCAGAAAAAACGATCGCTCCCGAGTCTGGTAAAACAGCAGGGTTTGATTTTGGTTTGAAAGATTTTCTTACTTGCTCGGAAGGATTCAAGATTAAATCTCCTTTATTCCTGAAGCAGTCCATCAAGGAAGTTCGCGAAGCGTCCAAAGCTTTATCTAGCAAGCGAAAAGGCTCTAAAAATTGGAATAAGGCAAGGCTTAATTTGGCTCGCAAACATGAAGCCATTGCTAATCGTAGACGTGATTGGCACTGGAAATTAGCCCATGAGTTAACCAATCGGTTTGATGTTTTGTACTTTGAGACTCTTAATCTCAAAGGAATGCAACAACTTTGGGGTAGAAAGATCGGCGATTTAGCATTGGCTGAATTTCTTTCCATTCTTGAATGTGTAGCTGCCAAAAAATCTAAGCGTGTAATTTATATCGATCGATGGTTTCCCAGTTCCAAAACTTGCTCTAAATGCGGACATGTACTGAAGGAATTGAAGTTGAAAGATCGTCAATGGTCTTGCCCTTCATGTTCGACGGAGCACGATCGAGATTTAAATGCTGCGAGAAATATTAAATCAGTTGGGGCATCAACTGATTCGTTAGGTGATGTCAGACAGTCCCAGACTGCTATTGCTGTTTGA
- a CDS encoding agenet domain-containing protein, translating into MSGSIIQLVDELPKDNITVKTLKALDFVAPGEWNNLVGFDATIAHFTGETDPQIIQRIRDRAAALYLDPKTGYRGAVQLYQAIDKADVAMGTAALANKVGEKISFLSFLNNLTPKAETIQSVDLLLKIAVEVIAFCKLNGIPQPNPQIFAKSLAENYHNAGLIRMVALVSIDGILPLGPNFLMKIHSTIQGMTPAKVAGNAVFSGIQDQIPGETTGDRIGFVNQCFDAVEGWMSQFVEKTGLTPETIFNHLGNFIQMADDNLSFVAAFLDGATNYYEHTGIQTVAQRLILEAYQLLQSEGETLTGEEVDESAADGAFSTGDTIEVWDKYEEDWYEATIRQIKVKNNKNRYFVHYTGSGSSEDEWVKEKNARACNFTDADDNGHSINQKVKVWDDEDETWYTAQIYKIDNHQYRVRYLDEDFDDEWVDLDEIC; encoded by the coding sequence ATGTCCGGTTCAATTATTCAGCTTGTCGATGAATTACCCAAAGATAATATTACCGTCAAGACTTTAAAGGCTTTAGATTTTGTCGCTCCCGGAGAGTGGAATAATCTGGTTGGCTTTGATGCCACGATCGCCCATTTCACTGGAGAAACCGATCCGCAAATTATTCAACGAATTCGCGATCGCGCTGCCGCTCTCTATCTCGATCCGAAAACAGGATATCGAGGCGCCGTGCAACTGTATCAGGCGATCGATAAAGCCGATGTGGCTATGGGAACAGCCGCGTTAGCCAATAAAGTCGGTGAAAAAATCAGTTTTCTCTCATTTCTCAACAATCTTACTCCCAAAGCCGAAACCATTCAATCCGTCGATCTCTTACTCAAAATTGCCGTAGAAGTCATTGCCTTTTGCAAACTGAATGGCATTCCCCAACCCAATCCGCAAATCTTTGCCAAATCTCTGGCAGAAAATTATCACAATGCCGGACTCATTCGCATGGTTGCATTAGTTTCTATTGATGGTATTTTGCCCTTGGGACCGAATTTTCTCATGAAGATTCATAGTACGATTCAAGGAATGACTCCGGCAAAGGTAGCAGGAAACGCTGTCTTTTCCGGAATTCAAGACCAGATTCCGGGGGAGACGACTGGCGATCGCATCGGATTTGTCAATCAATGTTTTGATGCGGTTGAAGGTTGGATGAGTCAGTTTGTCGAGAAAACCGGACTGACTCCGGAAACCATTTTCAATCATTTGGGTAACTTTATCCAAATGGCAGATGATAATCTCAGTTTTGTTGCCGCTTTTTTAGATGGAGCGACGAACTATTACGAACATACAGGCATTCAAACCGTTGCGCAACGTCTCATTTTAGAGGCATATCAGTTATTGCAAAGTGAAGGAGAAACCCTCACCGGAGAAGAGGTTGACGAATCTGCGGCAGACGGAGCATTTTCTACCGGAGATACCATCGAAGTTTGGGATAAGTACGAAGAAGATTGGTACGAAGCAACCATCCGCCAAATTAAAGTTAAAAATAATAAGAATCGCTACTTTGTCCATTATACCGGTTCCGGTTCCTCCGAAGATGAATGGGTGAAAGAAAAGAACGCGCGCGCTTGTAACTTTACCGATGCTGACGATAATGGGCATAGCATCAATCAGAAAGTCAAAGTGTGGGATGATGAGGACGAAACCTGGTACACTGCCCAAATTTACAAAATTGATAACCATCAATATCGAGTCCGTTACCTGGATGAAGATTTTGATGATGAATGGGTGGATTTAGACGAGATATGTTGA
- a CDS encoding NACHT domain-containing protein: protein MSKSSQITLPFITAAANFGLGLCINKASEQVLPDWNHPTLVVMGIAILFGVLPYVANSVSERSEADARTRWVWVTGLCITGFAFASLWMLMQWTALPKNVVEMLGYTAVGLFVFGVLFPPIALLLLALRQGESFIPVLRTEVRVSADSLQQWRKNLHNAMSLEVEKRLDDALHKQHEKNPIPLRMEDRREQVGRAAQPEIQSPEPNQQGFLSGWLRPRRLWGMLNGKERQVVAPQERIIDIFHKPEIGGRLLILGEPGAGKTTMLLELARDLLAKAQLQTSSSQQPIPVLFEMSRYPGKMTIGQWLVQDLKDRYNIPLAHTEVALQQGQLLPLIDGLDEVGLTRQKDCIDQINCFLREGILYSPQLSLVVCCRQQEYREGEAILEMLHGAIYLQALDDNQIQKYLQGLKRKDLWPQIQRDPVLLELATIPLFLHLIPVAYLQGINSRQSTDGQETEATLLEAYVQCKLMESTARARRKYSPEQTRDYLTWLAQSLKLQGQTDFYIEEMQKDLLANGREYWCFRMIASVVYGLFLWVFLCIIITPFVFLVIAEYDLEITYFSLFLAFIFSFVVCLIIGVAFGVFFGATTDLYIELVEFYDWPKNTRNIIVTVLVLGLFFGIIRGINFGIIQGLTFGIVRGLASGLFWGLSEGIFFGQRAETVISSRPNQGIRNSAKNAVILIPMIFPAMIVIFLLPDWASGASINLTNALMSGFIISVLVSLSFGGGKACIQHLSLRIMLCKKGVIPWNYSKFLTYAAELRLLNQVGGRYRFLHDKLREHFAKS, encoded by the coding sequence ATGAGCAAGAGTAGCCAGATTACACTGCCGTTCATCACGGCTGCAGCAAATTTTGGGTTAGGACTTTGCATTAACAAAGCCTCCGAGCAGGTTTTACCAGACTGGAATCATCCCACACTTGTGGTAATGGGTATTGCTATATTGTTTGGGGTGTTGCCCTATGTTGCCAATTCTGTGTCCGAGCGCTCCGAAGCAGACGCGCGCACTCGTTGGGTGTGGGTGACAGGATTATGTATTACAGGATTTGCCTTTGCTTCCCTTTGGATGCTGATGCAATGGACAGCTCTCCCGAAAAATGTAGTAGAAATGCTGGGATATACGGCTGTCGGATTGTTTGTCTTTGGCGTGCTGTTTCCACCCATCGCCTTATTGTTACTGGCGTTGCGGCAAGGAGAATCATTCATCCCAGTACTGAGGACAGAGGTAAGAGTATCGGCGGATAGTCTACAACAGTGGCGGAAAAATTTGCACAATGCCATGAGTCTGGAGGTGGAAAAACGACTAGACGATGCTCTGCACAAACAGCACGAGAAAAATCCCATTCCCTTGAGAATGGAAGACCGACGAGAACAGGTGGGACGAGCAGCACAACCAGAGATTCAGTCTCCCGAGCCTAACCAACAGGGATTTTTGTCAGGTTGGTTGCGTCCTCGGCGATTATGGGGAATGTTGAACGGGAAAGAGCGGCAAGTTGTAGCACCACAAGAGCGCATTATTGATATTTTCCATAAGCCGGAGATTGGCGGAAGATTGCTGATTTTAGGGGAACCGGGAGCAGGAAAAACGACAATGCTGCTGGAGTTGGCGCGAGATTTACTTGCAAAAGCGCAACTGCAAACTTCCAGTTCTCAACAGCCAATTCCCGTGTTATTTGAAATGTCTCGGTATCCAGGAAAAATGACTATTGGTCAGTGGTTAGTCCAAGACTTAAAAGACCGCTACAATATTCCACTAGCCCATACAGAAGTAGCACTGCAACAAGGGCAGTTATTACCGTTGATTGATGGGTTGGATGAAGTCGGGTTAACTCGACAAAAGGATTGTATCGACCAGATTAATTGCTTTTTACGAGAAGGTATACTCTACTCTCCTCAGTTGTCCCTAGTAGTCTGTTGTCGGCAGCAGGAATATCGGGAAGGGGAAGCTATACTAGAAATGTTGCACGGAGCTATTTATCTGCAAGCCCTGGACGATAACCAGATTCAAAAATATTTACAGGGGTTAAAGCGGAAGGACTTGTGGCCGCAGATTCAAAGAGATCCGGTACTTTTAGAGTTAGCAACAATTCCTTTATTTTTGCATCTAATTCCGGTAGCTTATCTCCAAGGGATTAATAGTCGTCAAAGTACGGATGGACAGGAGACAGAAGCAACCTTACTAGAAGCTTATGTGCAGTGTAAATTAATGGAGTCAACAGCTAGAGCACGGAGAAAATATAGCCCAGAGCAAACGCGCGATTATTTGACCTGGCTTGCCCAGAGCCTAAAGCTACAAGGTCAGACAGATTTTTATATTGAAGAAATGCAAAAAGATCTATTAGCTAATGGACGAGAATATTGGTGTTTTAGAATGATTGCTTCTGTTGTTTATGGACTTTTTCTTTGGGTATTTTTATGCATAATAATAACACCTTTTGTCTTCCTTGTAATTGCAGAGTATGACCTAGAAATAACATATTTTTCTCTCTTTTTGGCGTTCATTTTTTCCTTTGTTGTTTGTCTGATTATTGGAGTGGCTTTTGGCGTTTTTTTTGGAGCAACGACAGACCTTTATATCGAACTCGTAGAGTTTTATGATTGGCCGAAAAACACGAGAAATATCATTGTTACTGTTCTAGTCTTGGGACTATTTTTTGGGATAATTCGAGGGATTAATTTTGGAATAATTCAGGGTCTGACTTTCGGGATAGTTCGAGGTCTAGCCTCTGGGCTATTTTGGGGATTATCTGAGGGAATATTTTTCGGACAAAGGGCTGAAACAGTTATCAGTTCAAGACCCAATCAAGGTATCCGAAATTCAGCAAAAAATGCTGTAATCTTAATACCAATGATTTTTCCGGCAATGATAGTTATATTTCTTTTACCTGACTGGGCTAGTGGAGCATCGATAAATCTTACTAATGCGTTGATGAGCGGCTTCATAATCAGTGTATTGGTCAGTCTCTCTTTTGGAGGAGGGAAAGCCTGCATTCAACATTTGAGCTTGCGGATAATGCTGTGTAAAAAAGGTGTCATTCCTTGGAATTATAGCAAGTTTCTCACCTATGCGGCAGAGTTGCGACTGTTAAACCAAGTGGGGGGAAGATATCGATTTCTCCACGATAAGCTGCGGGAGCATTTTGCGAAAAGTTAG
- a CDS encoding ATP-grasp domain-containing protein, whose translation MQIIYPGDYFSARQVEESYASEAELCRQHGFAVNTFESMTNPGTARLEASQKILYRGWMLSREDYSSFEAAAIRQSATLVTTSEQYLSAHYLPRWYPLLADYTPETVIIENERIEDAIDIVQGLCWSQFFVKDFVKSLKTAGGSVIRSAEELPHLIAQMQNFRGAIEGGLCIRRFEAFIPETEIRYFAVGGRGFAPSEGEAIPEVVAIAAERIESPFFSVDIAKREDGTLRIVEIGDGQVSDTTGWDMNRFVNLILKRLETEFLRVPKTDIDSG comes from the coding sequence GTGCAGATTATTTATCCAGGGGATTACTTCAGCGCAAGGCAAGTCGAAGAGAGCTATGCATCGGAAGCGGAACTTTGTCGTCAGCATGGGTTCGCTGTCAATACCTTTGAGTCGATGACAAATCCGGGGACAGCCAGGCTCGAGGCCAGCCAGAAGATTCTTTATCGAGGATGGATGTTGAGTCGGGAAGATTATTCGAGCTTTGAAGCTGCAGCGATCCGCCAGAGCGCAACCTTGGTGACAACATCAGAACAGTATCTTAGTGCCCATTATTTGCCCCGCTGGTATCCTTTGCTGGCGGATTATACTCCCGAGACCGTTATTATCGAAAACGAACGCATAGAGGACGCTATTGACATCGTACAAGGTCTCTGTTGGAGTCAGTTCTTTGTGAAAGATTTTGTCAAATCCTTGAAGACTGCTGGGGGATCGGTTATCCGCTCTGCCGAGGAACTGCCGCATTTAATTGCCCAGATGCAGAACTTTCGCGGTGCGATCGAAGGAGGTCTGTGTATTCGGCGCTTTGAAGCATTTATTCCGGAGACTGAGATTCGCTATTTTGCGGTCGGAGGTCGGGGGTTTGCTCCTTCTGAAGGCGAAGCTATTCCGGAGGTCGTTGCGATCGCAGCCGAGCGGATAGAAAGTCCTTTCTTTTCTGTAGATATCGCTAAACGAGAGGATGGAACATTACGAATAGTCGAGATTGGAGATGGACAAGTCTCGGATACAACGGGTTGGGATATGAATCGATTCGTCAATCTCATTCTCAAGAGGCTAGAAACCGAGTTTCTCAGAGTCCCCAAAACTGACATTGACTCAGGTTAA
- a CDS encoding cyclic nucleotide-binding domain-containing protein codes for MNEPTTGTETDAIAKLLARIGLSQCLPAEVLSELCSSVDAIALAPQEILFRENEEGKALYLLQEGRLQVYQGDRLDFPNTLGYIQSGEWVGELQVLLGGKRTASIRAVCQSRLIRFPKPQILETVAQYPQLDDYFSKVVKTRLRAQQITSFFSQLFGRLDEACMSELESKAQWVQLRRGDCLCRQGDPGDSLYWVLHGRFNTLQENGSGSVRILGEIAPGEAIGELAAITDEPRSASVYALRDSLLIRYSKADFQELIERYPVLLRKTTERLIQRFKQREQEAGVKRQQSDLQNITILATSANVPLRQVTEQLAKALSVHGSVLHLNRDRLAQLLQLPNIADIDPEEPRGVRLQLWLEEQEQLYRFIIFEADATDSPWTRRCLRQADRLVWVARATDDPSLTELEQQVQVKEHPAISVHRTLILLHSNSQPSPSGTRHWLHHRSISQHHHVRLDNLQHIERVARFLAGCAIGVVLGGGGGRGPAHIGVLQALEMAGIPVDFIGGTSSGGLIAAQYAMGWNIATMAEKTQQNADRNNPFKAFTLPLVSLLSPKQLDRALQSLYGDSRIEDLWIHFFCVSASLNTGEKKVHSQGFLWQAVRATTALPGIFRPFVDNGELLIDGGLLDRDPTLTLKELHSGPIILSSIAASCASYVPFTYEKFPSAIAILWSWLNPWKQPIQCPTVMDIITLSMITKSISNSKESFDAADLTLTPPLDDYPVFAVQNVAELIEIGRSYTLDKLDKLQTTSLQYLPLGNRDSLT; via the coding sequence ATGAACGAACCAACCACCGGCACTGAAACTGATGCGATCGCAAAATTGCTCGCTCGCATCGGACTGTCCCAGTGTTTGCCTGCAGAGGTACTGAGCGAGTTATGCTCTAGTGTGGATGCGATCGCCTTAGCTCCTCAAGAAATTTTGTTTCGGGAAAACGAAGAAGGCAAAGCTCTCTACTTACTGCAAGAGGGCCGGTTACAGGTTTATCAAGGCGATCGGCTCGACTTTCCCAATACCTTAGGATACATCCAATCGGGGGAGTGGGTGGGAGAGTTACAAGTATTGCTTGGAGGGAAACGCACCGCATCCATTCGAGCCGTATGCCAAAGTCGTCTCATTCGCTTTCCGAAACCCCAAATCTTAGAAACCGTCGCTCAATATCCCCAACTCGATGACTATTTTTCCAAAGTCGTCAAAACCCGATTGCGCGCCCAGCAAATTACCTCATTCTTCTCTCAATTGTTCGGTCGTTTGGACGAAGCCTGCATGAGCGAGTTGGAGTCTAAAGCGCAGTGGGTGCAACTGCGGCGCGGAGATTGTTTGTGTCGTCAAGGAGATCCGGGAGACAGTTTATATTGGGTGTTGCACGGACGATTTAACACCCTACAGGAAAACGGATCGGGTAGCGTGCGAATTTTGGGAGAGATTGCTCCCGGAGAAGCCATTGGCGAGTTAGCCGCTATTACGGACGAACCTAGAAGTGCTAGCGTTTATGCCCTGCGCGATAGTCTGTTAATTCGCTATAGCAAAGCCGATTTCCAAGAACTAATCGAACGATATCCAGTCTTATTGCGCAAAACCACAGAGCGATTGATTCAGCGGTTTAAACAGCGAGAACAAGAAGCTGGAGTCAAGCGCCAACAGAGCGATCTGCAAAATATTACAATTCTCGCCACTAGCGCTAACGTGCCTCTACGCCAGGTTACCGAACAATTGGCAAAGGCGCTATCGGTTCATGGTAGTGTATTGCATCTCAATCGCGATCGCCTGGCACAATTATTACAGTTACCCAATATTGCCGATATCGATCCGGAAGAGCCGCGCGGCGTCAGGCTGCAACTTTGGTTAGAAGAACAAGAACAACTCTATCGCTTTATTATTTTTGAAGCTGATGCGACTGATTCTCCTTGGACTCGCCGCTGTCTCCGACAAGCAGACCGTCTTGTCTGGGTTGCCCGAGCGACAGACGATCCCTCCTTAACTGAACTGGAGCAACAAGTACAAGTTAAGGAACATCCAGCTATCTCCGTCCATCGTACCTTAATTCTCCTCCACTCCAACTCCCAACCTTCCCCGAGCGGAACTCGTCATTGGTTGCACCACCGCAGCATTTCTCAACACCATCACGTCCGCTTGGATAATCTCCAACATATCGAACGAGTTGCCCGATTTTTAGCCGGATGTGCCATTGGGGTGGTTCTCGGTGGCGGTGGGGGACGGGGCCCCGCTCATATTGGGGTTTTGCAAGCTTTAGAAATGGCTGGAATTCCTGTAGATTTTATTGGCGGAACTAGTAGTGGTGGTTTAATTGCCGCTCAGTATGCTATGGGTTGGAATATTGCCACCATGGCGGAGAAAACCCAACAGAATGCCGATCGCAATAATCCATTTAAAGCCTTTACTTTGCCTCTGGTTTCTCTGCTCAGTCCCAAGCAACTCGATCGCGCTTTACAATCCTTGTATGGCGACAGTCGGATTGAGGATTTGTGGATTCATTTTTTTTGCGTTTCCGCCAGTTTAAATACTGGAGAAAAAAAAGTTCATTCCCAAGGATTCCTCTGGCAAGCGGTACGCGCAACAACGGCTTTACCGGGAATTTTTCGTCCTTTTGTCGATAATGGAGAATTGTTAATTGATGGCGGTTTGCTCGATCGCGACCCAACCTTAACCCTAAAAGAGTTGCATTCCGGACCGATTATTCTCTCCAGTATTGCGGCCTCTTGCGCCAGTTACGTCCCGTTTACTTACGAAAAATTTCCCTCGGCGATCGCCATTTTGTGGAGTTGGCTCAATCCTTGGAAACAACCGATTCAATGTCCGACAGTGATGGATATCATTACCCTGTCAATGATTACCAAGAGTATTTCCAATTCCAAAGAGTCATTTGATGCGGCCGATCTCACCTTAACCCCACCCCTAGACGATTATCCCGTCTTTGCCGTCCAAAATGTTGCCGAGCTAATTGAAATTGGGCGATCGTATACATTAGATAAGTTAGATAAGTTGCAGACGACTTCACTACAGTATTTGCCCCTCGGGAATAGGGATTCGTTAACCTGA
- a CDS encoding tetratricopeptide repeat protein, whose protein sequence is MRQLWNFFNLEEKGSTNSSARSESSESPGESSEKLPPLSDGDYEFLFRQLMEGVTQGWPAERAALFFDKLGDRGSPELWLDWLQEYRSRLLGTRSTNIAMANQMMKIGEMVRSLPKWQAVGESIYEIGLQLRLRSQPSPGNAMWGEMTPSAKVKSAPQTSAVVSPPPADPEPPVETVESVEDSVVEVPATPVSVESSQSQISAQPFADPVELDAEYLEQVANLQSTQKRQPEVVKAPAETPKPAAEVTATPEEPAPTAIAQPPEAAPEPALELPTKTGTEAIAPAPEPELPAEPPQSVEEYIKQQPVINLAYTANGQQWTETVSLNQLLEKFREIPTLVAQFSQQMGINSQDPEEIVQAIYQQLYDIHQAHQEKAASSGQGTDEASTLFNRAMQQARTGNYAGAIADWDRALRLQPNNYKAWLNRGNALVMLRQPQVAIESYEKALAIEPNIHDAWGNKGVALLNLKRFEEAIAALDRGISLKPDYHEAWDNLGLALRELGRIDEAIAAFDRAIEINPNDPSALKHQVETLKLRREES, encoded by the coding sequence GTGAGGCAGCTTTGGAATTTCTTTAATCTTGAAGAGAAAGGCTCCACAAACAGTTCGGCTCGGTCCGAGTCATCTGAATCTCCGGGAGAATCTTCAGAAAAACTTCCTCCTTTGAGCGATGGAGATTATGAATTTTTATTCCGCCAATTGATGGAAGGGGTGACTCAGGGATGGCCGGCAGAAAGAGCTGCTCTGTTTTTTGATAAGCTGGGCGATCGCGGCAGTCCCGAATTGTGGTTAGATTGGCTCCAAGAGTATCGCAGCCGGTTGCTCGGAACCCGCTCGACCAATATTGCCATGGCGAACCAGATGATGAAGATTGGGGAAATGGTGCGATCGCTGCCGAAATGGCAAGCGGTGGGAGAGTCGATCTACGAAATTGGATTGCAGTTACGCTTGCGCAGCCAACCTTCGCCGGGTAATGCCATGTGGGGCGAGATGACTCCGAGCGCAAAGGTGAAGAGCGCACCACAGACGAGCGCTGTTGTGTCTCCTCCTCCAGCAGACCCCGAACCTCCGGTAGAGACTGTGGAGAGTGTGGAAGACTCGGTGGTGGAGGTTCCCGCGACTCCTGTTAGTGTGGAATCGAGTCAGTCGCAGATTTCGGCCCAGCCATTTGCCGATCCCGTAGAACTGGATGCGGAATATCTGGAACAAGTGGCGAATCTGCAATCGACTCAGAAGCGCCAACCGGAAGTCGTGAAGGCTCCAGCAGAGACACCAAAACCCGCTGCGGAAGTGACAGCTACTCCAGAAGAACCCGCTCCCACAGCGATCGCTCAACCACCAGAAGCAGCTCCGGAACCCGCACTCGAACTGCCGACCAAGACAGGAACAGAGGCGATCGCTCCCGCACCGGAACCCGAACTGCCAGCCGAACCGCCTCAATCAGTAGAAGAGTATATTAAACAACAACCGGTTATTAACCTCGCCTATACTGCCAACGGACAACAATGGACCGAGACGGTGAGTTTGAATCAACTCCTGGAGAAATTCCGAGAAATTCCGACGTTAGTCGCTCAATTTTCTCAGCAAATGGGAATTAATAGCCAAGATCCAGAAGAAATTGTCCAAGCGATTTATCAACAGCTTTACGATATTCATCAGGCCCATCAAGAGAAAGCGGCTTCGTCCGGACAAGGGACTGACGAGGCCAGCACCTTATTCAATCGAGCCATGCAACAAGCGAGAACGGGAAATTATGCTGGAGCGATCGCCGATTGGGATCGCGCTTTGAGGTTGCAACCGAACAATTACAAGGCTTGGCTCAATCGCGGTAATGCTTTGGTCATGTTGCGCCAACCGCAAGTGGCGATTGAGTCCTATGAGAAAGCCTTAGCGATCGAACCGAATATTCACGATGCTTGGGGAAATAAGGGAGTAGCTTTATTGAATCTCAAGCGGTTTGAGGAGGCGATCGCAGCTTTGGATCGGGGCATTAGTTTGAAACCAGATTATCACGAAGCTTGGGATAATCTGGGTTTGGCGTTGCGAGAGCTGGGACGGATCGATGAGGCAATCGCGGCGTTCGATCGGGCGATCGAGATTAATCCTAACGATCCGTCGGCTCTGAAGCACCAAGTGGAAACTTTAAAGCTGCGTCGAGAGGAGTCATAG
- a CDS encoding phthiocerol/phthiodiolone dimycocerosyl transferase family protein, with protein MADRSYPKFQYTDTHMTYDRPLYSDERGLALMNQYSGGFAIGAIFQLAGLVNPDSLRRSLDFLQQSYPRLNCRIVGDLKKPQFQEAGTEPIPLEFIQESDNLTWRDVAFKEVNTPLPREKYLLKCFLVSSSPTSHHLISIINHCITDGLSFMRMNDLLLKYYADAEEGKPLEKLEAPFPESDREMSWRTHALGAKFSSLKAWIRQIFATRSHNPQRLVPDQKLPVKERQGNFTDRFLELEVSRALIRRCKEEKAKLNGTVSAAMMLAVAEELPKTKKENLNVSCQSYVDLRSHTTPRTKDDYMGLMTSSVCSFHKINPQTEIWDISKDIDGQIQEQIKTEDFKRYPMLLANLIELTLSAPEDATQTFSVTNLGKVRMKKSYGNLAVERFSMFPHITVYSNLIVLCMYKFRDRLGFTLSYSYPSLSSERVERIGDRVVQILTDIVS; from the coding sequence ATGGCCGATCGCTCTTATCCAAAGTTCCAATATACTGATACTCACATGACCTACGATCGCCCTCTCTATTCTGACGAACGCGGATTAGCATTAATGAATCAATATTCGGGAGGATTTGCCATTGGGGCAATTTTCCAGCTCGCCGGACTGGTTAATCCCGATAGTTTGAGGCGATCGCTCGATTTTCTACAACAGTCCTATCCCCGTCTCAATTGTCGCATTGTCGGCGATCTGAAAAAACCGCAATTTCAAGAGGCGGGAACCGAACCCATTCCCCTCGAATTTATTCAAGAGTCAGACAATCTGACTTGGCGGGATGTGGCCTTCAAAGAAGTAAATACTCCCCTTCCGCGCGAGAAATATTTGCTCAAATGTTTCCTGGTGTCCTCCTCGCCAACCAGCCACCACTTGATTAGCATCATTAACCATTGCATTACTGACGGTTTGTCTTTCATGCGGATGAATGATTTGCTGTTGAAATATTATGCCGACGCAGAAGAAGGAAAACCTTTAGAAAAACTGGAGGCTCCATTTCCAGAAAGCGATCGCGAAATGTCTTGGCGAACTCATGCTTTAGGCGCAAAATTTTCCAGTTTAAAAGCTTGGATACGACAAATATTTGCCACGCGATCGCATAATCCACAGCGATTAGTTCCCGACCAGAAACTTCCTGTCAAAGAACGACAAGGTAATTTTACCGATCGCTTCCTCGAACTCGAGGTCTCCCGCGCGTTAATTCGTCGTTGCAAGGAAGAAAAAGCAAAACTCAACGGTACGGTTTCGGCTGCCATGATGCTGGCAGTGGCGGAAGAATTACCAAAGACGAAGAAAGAAAATTTGAATGTTTCGTGCCAATCTTATGTGGATTTGCGATCGCACACCACCCCTCGCACTAAAGATGACTATATGGGACTGATGACCTCTTCGGTGTGTTCGTTCCACAAAATTAATCCGCAGACCGAAATTTGGGATATTTCCAAAGACATCGACGGACAAATTCAAGAACAGATTAAAACCGAAGACTTTAAACGCTATCCCATGTTGCTCGCCAACTTAATCGAACTGACTCTATCCGCTCCGGAAGATGCAACGCAAACCTTTTCCGTGACGAATTTGGGAAAAGTGCGGATGAAGAAGAGTTACGGAAATCTCGCTGTCGAACGCTTCTCCATGTTCCCTCATATTACGGTCTACAGCAACTTAATTGTCCTGTGCATGTATAAATTCCGCGATCGCCTCGGCTTCACTCTCTCCTACTCGTATCCCTCTCTCAGTTCGGAGCGAGTCGAGCGCATTGGCGATCGGGTCGTCCAAATTTTAACCGATATCGTTAGTTAG